DNA sequence from the Bacillus sp. SM2101 genome:
GATCTCTTTTTTGGAGTGTGTAGGTGGCAACCGTCTTAATAAAGCCTCTAATTTTTCTATCTTAGGTGGGATTTGCCTTTCTTTTTTGATCATTCTATCACCTCACATTATTTTTTTGAAGAATTCTTCACCTGTTACTCGTTCTCCTTTAATTTTCTTACATTCTTTTCATTATCTTAACAACAATAGAAGCTGTACTTGTCCGAATTTTGGGTTTTACTGTCCAAACTTGGGGCTTTACTATCCGAACTTCGCGTTTACTATCCAAACTCGGGGCTTTACTATCCGAACTATGGGTTTTACTATCCAATCTTGGGGTTTTACTATCCAAACTTGGCCTTTTTCTATCCAAACTAAGCCTTTTTCTATCCGAACTTAGGGCTTTACTATCCAAACTATGCCTTTTACTATCCAAACTTGAGGTTTTACTATCCAATCTTGGCCTTTTACTATCCAAACTACACCTTTTTCTATCCGAACTATGCGTTTTACTATCCAAACTAAGCACTTTACTATCCAAATCATACGTGATACTATGCAAAGTTCACTCTATGCAGTTTTAAGTACAAATTTAGCTAAATAACGTTGTAATTTGTTTCGACCAGAAAAGGTAGTCTAAAAAGAAGTTACTAATGGTTGAACCGAGTGCAATTGTGATTAAAATAAATAATGTTCGAGCTTGGAATACACGATTTTTTTTAAAAAGCTTTTCAAAATTTAGCGATTGTAGTGCCCACCATGTAATTGTAATAAATATCAAATGTGATAGGATGCTAACAAGCGCATCTATACCATAATTTGTCATAATTATATACCTCCCATCGTTTTTCAGGTAGTTTGCTATTGATCTTCTTTACTTGAAAAACTGCTCCGTTCATAGCATTTTTCAATTAGAACCACTGAGCCTTCCCACAAAAAGGAGAGGTGGCATTGTCCACCTCTCCTTCTATCTTATCAATAAACCCCTATATTTGTGAATTCAAATGACCAATGGACGCTTCGACGGTGAGTGTTTACTTTCACTCCACCTTGCTTTCAATGTCTCATTCCTTTATAAGAGCTATAAAACTTTGCCC
Encoded proteins:
- a CDS encoding DUF1146 family protein; translation: MTNYGIDALVSILSHLIFITITWWALQSLNFEKLFKKNRVFQARTLFILITIALGSTISNFFLDYLFWSKQITTLFS